From a region of the Microbacterium sp. nov. GSS16 genome:
- a CDS encoding amino acid deaminase/aldolase: MLDLTAGRRPASDPDALWSHTDRFWSSLTDATAHLPAPVAVIDREALRHNAMDLLVRAGGIPIRVATKSVRVRAVIDAVLEIPGYRGLLAFTLAEALWLAEQHDDIVLGYPTVDRAALARLLADERAASRITLMIDDIAHLDVIDSVAGPGSRPEVRVAIDVDASLRSPSLGHVGVRRSPLHSASDVAAFARQVVRRRGFRLVGLQMYEAQIAGQGDAAGPDAPVIRMVQSRSRDELRRRRAEIAEAMTQVAPLEFLNGGGTGSLEFTGSDESLTEATAGSGLLAGHLFDGYRSFRPAPAAAIAFDVVRKPTNDIATVLGGGWVASGPAVASRQPLPVWPAGLHPLGREGAGEVQTPLRGRSARDLSVGDRVWFRHAKSGEGAERVERYHLVSGGTVIGELPTYRGEGKAFL, from the coding sequence GTGCTCGATCTCACCGCAGGCCGGCGTCCGGCATCCGATCCCGACGCGCTCTGGAGCCATACCGACCGGTTCTGGTCGTCGCTGACCGACGCGACCGCCCACCTGCCCGCCCCGGTGGCGGTGATCGACCGGGAGGCTCTGCGCCACAACGCGATGGACCTGCTCGTGCGCGCCGGTGGCATCCCGATCCGGGTCGCGACGAAGTCTGTGCGAGTTCGCGCCGTCATCGATGCTGTGCTCGAGATCCCCGGGTACCGCGGTCTGCTGGCCTTCACCCTCGCCGAGGCGCTCTGGCTCGCCGAGCAGCACGACGACATCGTGCTCGGCTACCCGACCGTCGACCGGGCCGCCCTGGCGCGGCTGCTCGCCGACGAGCGCGCGGCATCCCGCATCACGCTGATGATCGACGACATCGCCCACCTCGACGTGATCGACTCGGTGGCTGGACCGGGATCGAGGCCCGAGGTGCGGGTGGCGATCGACGTCGACGCGTCGCTGCGCTCCCCGTCCCTCGGCCATGTCGGCGTGCGCCGCTCGCCGCTGCACTCGGCTTCGGACGTCGCCGCCTTCGCGCGGCAGGTCGTGCGTCGCCGTGGTTTCCGTCTCGTGGGGCTGCAGATGTACGAGGCGCAGATCGCCGGTCAGGGGGATGCCGCGGGGCCCGACGCCCCGGTGATCCGCATGGTGCAGTCCCGCTCACGCGACGAGCTGCGCCGACGTCGCGCCGAGATCGCCGAGGCGATGACGCAGGTCGCTCCGCTCGAGTTCCTGAACGGAGGAGGAACGGGCTCTCTGGAGTTCACCGGAAGCGACGAGTCGCTCACCGAGGCGACGGCGGGCAGCGGTCTGCTCGCCGGTCATCTCTTCGACGGGTATCGCTCGTTCCGCCCCGCGCCTGCCGCTGCGATCGCCTTCGACGTGGTCCGAAAGCCGACGAACGACATCGCGACCGTGCTCGGCGGCGGCTGGGTCGCGTCAGGCCCGGCCGTGGCATCCCGCCAGCCCCTTCCGGTCTGGCCGGCAGGACTGCACCCCCTGGGGCGGGAAGGCGCCGGCGAGGTGCAGACGCCGCTGCGCGGACGGAGCGCGCGCGATCTGAGCGTGGGCGACCGTGTCTGGTTCCGGCATGCTAAGAGCGGAGAGGGAGCCGAGCGCGTCGAGCGGTACCATCTCGTCTCGGGCGGCACCGTGATCGGCGAGCTGCCCACCTACCGTGGCGAGGGGAAGGCCTTTCTATGA
- a CDS encoding GntR family transcriptional regulator: MLIRIDPESARPLFEQIAASVRGDVLIGRLRPGDRLPPARELAAAAEVNVHTALRAYQELRDEGLVDLRRGRGAVISASAAPLAGLADEITALVRRGAALGVTPATLAALIKEMDS; encoded by the coding sequence ATGCTCATCCGGATCGACCCAGAGAGCGCACGCCCGCTGTTCGAGCAGATCGCGGCGTCGGTGCGCGGCGACGTGCTGATCGGGCGGCTGCGCCCCGGAGACCGGCTGCCGCCGGCCCGTGAACTCGCCGCGGCGGCCGAGGTGAACGTGCACACCGCGCTGCGTGCCTATCAGGAGCTGCGTGACGAAGGACTGGTCGACCTGCGGCGCGGCCGCGGCGCCGTGATCTCGGCATCCGCCGCGCCCCTCGCCGGTCTCGCCGACGAGATCACCGCACTCGTGCGGCGCGGTGCCGCGCTCGGTGTCACCCCCGCGACTCTCGCCGCCCTCATCAAGGAGATGGACTCATGA
- a CDS encoding DUF501 domain-containing protein — translation MTTPPFPTPTAAEIDVVSSQLGRAARGVIGIAARCVCGNPTVVATAPRLDDGTPFPTFYYLTHPAATAAMSTLEATQVMPELARMLEEDADIAAAYGRAHEAYLADRAQFGDVPEIDGISAGGMPTRVKCLHALAGHALAAGPGVNPVGDAALERSTWSPERCACVDPGAALADRAS, via the coding sequence GTGACGACACCTCCCTTCCCGACGCCCACCGCAGCAGAGATCGACGTGGTCTCGAGCCAGCTGGGCCGCGCCGCCCGCGGCGTCATCGGCATCGCCGCGCGCTGCGTCTGCGGCAACCCGACCGTCGTGGCCACGGCACCGCGTCTCGACGACGGAACGCCGTTCCCGACGTTCTACTACCTGACGCATCCGGCGGCGACCGCCGCGATGTCGACCCTCGAGGCGACGCAGGTGATGCCGGAGCTGGCCCGGATGCTCGAGGAGGACGCCGACATCGCCGCGGCCTACGGCCGCGCCCACGAGGCGTACCTCGCCGACCGTGCTCAGTTCGGCGACGTGCCCGAGATCGACGGTATCTCGGCGGGGGGCATGCCGACGCGCGTGAAGTGCCTGCACGCGCTCGCCGGGCACGCCCTCGCCGCGGGGCCCGGGGTCAACCCGGTGGGGGATGCCGCGCTCGAGCGCTCCACCTGGTCGCCCGAACGCTGCGCGTGCGTCGACCCCGGCGCTGCGCTGGCGGACCGCGCGTCATGA
- a CDS encoding CPBP family intramembrane glutamic endopeptidase — MSETQDFPRADERMPRIPLRVIIAFIVLAVGLAWLVALPLWLGDGLAEAFAGVLLVVTMYTPALALLIVLVTMRPIPTGQRLRFLGMWPLRPAKRVIGMSVLGLFGPVVVVIAAMLLAVAFGWLQADFAGLSGFSQMLAQSLPAGVELPSPWLPLAVQLASIPFAAATINALAAFGEEVGWRGFLVPALRRYGTWPALLISGVVWGLWHSPLILLGYNFGRTDLTGVLLMTAGCTVWGVLLGWLRLRSASMWPAVFAHGALNASVGLPVLFLAAGAEYDPALSTALGVSGWIVGAVVIVVLLVTSQFRRQPALAERRPPKYPASTLPPVQPPA, encoded by the coding sequence ATGAGTGAGACGCAGGACTTCCCGCGGGCCGACGAGCGGATGCCGCGCATCCCCCTCCGGGTGATCATCGCCTTCATCGTGCTGGCGGTCGGCCTGGCCTGGCTGGTCGCGCTCCCGCTGTGGCTCGGCGACGGTCTCGCCGAGGCGTTCGCGGGGGTGCTGCTGGTCGTGACGATGTACACGCCGGCTCTCGCGCTGCTGATCGTCCTGGTGACGATGCGGCCGATCCCGACGGGACAGCGACTGCGCTTCCTCGGCATGTGGCCCTTGCGGCCGGCGAAGCGCGTGATCGGGATGAGCGTGCTCGGACTGTTCGGCCCGGTCGTCGTCGTGATCGCGGCCATGCTGCTCGCGGTGGCGTTCGGCTGGCTGCAGGCCGACTTCGCCGGGCTCTCCGGCTTCTCGCAGATGCTGGCGCAGAGTCTGCCCGCCGGAGTCGAACTCCCCTCACCATGGCTGCCGCTCGCCGTGCAGCTCGCCTCCATCCCGTTCGCCGCCGCGACGATCAACGCCCTCGCGGCCTTCGGCGAAGAGGTCGGCTGGCGAGGATTCCTCGTGCCGGCGCTGCGCCGGTACGGCACCTGGCCCGCGCTGCTGATCAGCGGCGTCGTCTGGGGGCTGTGGCACTCGCCCCTGATCCTGCTCGGCTACAACTTCGGCCGCACCGACCTCACGGGGGTGCTGCTGATGACCGCCGGATGCACGGTGTGGGGCGTTCTGCTGGGCTGGCTGCGCCTGCGCAGCGCCTCGATGTGGCCGGCGGTGTTCGCCCACGGCGCGCTGAACGCCAGCGTGGGGCTGCCCGTGCTGTTCCTGGCGGCGGGCGCCGAGTACGATCCCGCGCTGTCGACGGCGCTCGGTGTCTCGGGCTGGATCGTCGGCGCCGTCGTGATCGTCGTGCTGCTGGTGACAAGTCAGTTCCGCCGGCAGCCGGCGCTCGCAGAGCGCAGGCCGCCGAAGTATCCGGCATCCACCCTGCCGCCGGTCCAGCCCCCCGCGTGA
- a CDS encoding O-methyltransferase — protein MTESTPQNWRRADDYLAETLVGPDEGLEAALQAQRAAGMPEIEVAPVAGKLLNLLVRISGAQRVLEIGTLGGYSTIWMARAVGDAGRVTTIEAEAANAAVARASIDAAGVGERVDIRIGRAADVLPTLVGGFDFVFIDADKESNTIYLDWAARLGHPGTVVVVDNIGRSGDIADAESTDPMVVGTRDGLRMLGEDPRFDATALQTVGMKGWDGFALAVVV, from the coding sequence ATGACCGAATCCACTCCGCAGAACTGGCGCAGGGCCGACGACTACCTGGCCGAGACCCTCGTCGGGCCCGATGAGGGTCTCGAGGCGGCACTGCAGGCGCAACGGGCCGCCGGGATGCCCGAGATCGAAGTCGCGCCCGTGGCGGGCAAGCTGCTGAACCTGCTGGTGCGCATCAGCGGCGCACAGCGCGTGCTCGAGATCGGAACCCTCGGCGGGTACTCCACGATCTGGATGGCCCGCGCCGTCGGCGACGCCGGCCGAGTCACGACGATCGAGGCCGAGGCCGCCAATGCCGCGGTGGCGCGCGCGAGCATCGACGCGGCCGGGGTGGGGGAGCGGGTCGACATCCGCATCGGCCGGGCGGCCGACGTGCTGCCCACCCTGGTCGGCGGGTTCGACTTCGTCTTCATCGACGCAGACAAGGAATCCAACACGATCTACCTCGACTGGGCTGCCCGGCTCGGGCATCCCGGCACCGTCGTCGTCGTCGACAACATCGGGCGCAGCGGCGACATCGCCGACGCCGAGAGCACCGACCCGATGGTGGTCGGCACACGCGACGGGCTCCGGATGCTGGGCGAGGACCCCCGCTTCGATGCGACCGCCCTGCAGACGGTGGGCATGAAGGGCTGGGACGGCTTCGCGCTGGCCGTCGTCGTCTGA
- a CDS encoding DUF4442 domain-containing protein yields the protein MRITPRRLAIGMSLWIPNLFSGIRVRRFSDDWTHATVELHVNVFTRNYVKTAFGGSMSAMTDPYFFMLVMHQLGRDYVVWDTRGEIEFVKPGRGVLTAHFHVSPEKAQELRERARGGAKVLEWFETEIRDGDGDVVARVRREVYVREKRRVTASMTGSTA from the coding sequence ATGCGCATCACCCCCCGACGTCTCGCCATCGGCATGAGCCTGTGGATCCCGAATCTCTTCAGCGGCATCCGCGTGCGCCGCTTCAGCGACGACTGGACGCACGCCACCGTCGAGCTGCACGTGAACGTCTTCACCCGCAACTACGTCAAGACGGCGTTCGGCGGATCGATGTCGGCGATGACCGACCCGTACTTCTTCATGCTCGTGATGCACCAGCTCGGGCGCGACTACGTGGTGTGGGACACCCGAGGCGAGATCGAGTTCGTCAAGCCGGGACGCGGCGTGCTGACCGCGCACTTCCACGTCTCGCCGGAGAAGGCGCAGGAGCTGCGCGAGCGCGCCCGCGGCGGCGCGAAGGTGCTCGAATGGTTCGAGACCGAGATCAGAGATGGCGACGGCGACGTGGTCGCACGGGTGCGGCGCGAGGTGTACGTGCGCGAGAAGAGGCGCGTCACGGCGTCGATGACGGGCTCGACCGCGTGA
- the eno gene encoding phosphopyruvate hydratase has translation MALIEAVGAREILDSRGNPTVEVEVLLDDGVVQRAAVPSGASTGAFEAYELRDGDKGRYGGKGVLKAVEAVIDELGPAIEGVEASEQRIVDEILNEVDGTDNKKRVGANAILGVSLAVAKAAADSADLPLFRYLGGPNAHLLPVPLFNVINGGEHADNGIDMQEFFLAPIGADTYSESLRWGVETYHVLRSELKAAGYATGLGDEGGFAPDLPSNREGLEFLIKAIEKAGFTPGKDIALGLDVAATEFFNDGVYRLDNKDWSGPELIEYYQGLVADFPIVTIEDALAEDDWDNWKQLTDALGSKVQLVGDDLFVTNPQRLGDGIARGVANSLLVKVNQIGTLTETFDAVSLAQRSGYTAMLSHRSGETEDTTIADLAVATNAGQIKTGAPARSERVAKYNQLLRIEEELGDAAVFAGASAFPRFQA, from the coding sequence GTGGCACTGATCGAGGCTGTAGGCGCACGCGAGATTCTCGACTCGCGCGGAAACCCGACCGTCGAGGTGGAGGTGCTCCTCGACGACGGCGTGGTGCAGCGCGCCGCCGTTCCCTCGGGCGCGTCGACCGGCGCCTTCGAGGCGTACGAGCTGCGCGACGGAGACAAGGGCCGCTACGGCGGGAAGGGCGTGCTGAAGGCCGTCGAGGCCGTCATCGACGAGCTGGGCCCCGCCATCGAGGGCGTCGAGGCCAGCGAGCAGCGCATCGTCGACGAGATCCTCAACGAGGTCGACGGCACCGACAACAAGAAGCGCGTCGGCGCCAACGCCATCCTCGGCGTCAGTCTCGCCGTGGCCAAGGCGGCCGCCGACTCGGCCGACCTGCCGCTGTTCCGCTACCTCGGCGGTCCGAACGCGCACCTGCTGCCCGTGCCGCTGTTCAACGTCATCAACGGCGGCGAGCACGCCGACAACGGCATCGACATGCAGGAGTTCTTCCTCGCCCCGATCGGCGCCGACACCTACTCCGAGTCGCTGCGTTGGGGCGTCGAGACCTACCACGTGCTGCGCAGCGAGCTGAAGGCCGCCGGCTACGCCACCGGCCTCGGCGACGAGGGCGGCTTCGCGCCCGACCTGCCCAGCAACCGCGAGGGCCTCGAGTTCCTGATCAAGGCGATCGAGAAGGCGGGCTTCACCCCGGGCAAGGACATCGCGCTCGGCCTGGACGTCGCCGCGACGGAGTTCTTCAACGACGGCGTGTACCGCCTCGACAACAAGGACTGGAGCGGCCCCGAGCTGATCGAGTACTACCAGGGTCTGGTCGCGGACTTCCCGATCGTCACGATCGAGGACGCGCTCGCCGAGGACGACTGGGACAACTGGAAGCAGCTCACCGACGCACTCGGCAGCAAGGTGCAGCTGGTGGGCGACGACCTGTTCGTCACCAACCCGCAGCGGCTCGGCGACGGCATCGCGCGCGGTGTCGCGAACTCGCTGCTGGTGAAGGTCAACCAGATCGGCACCCTGACCGAGACCTTCGACGCGGTCAGCCTCGCGCAGCGCTCGGGCTACACCGCCATGCTCTCGCACCGCTCGGGCGAGACGGAGGACACCACGATCGCCGACCTCGCCGTGGCGACCAACGCGGGTCAGATCAAGACCGGTGCGCCCGCGCGCAGCGAGCGCGTGGCGAAGTACAATCAGCTTCTGCGCATCGAAGAGGAGCTGGGTGACGCCGCGGTCTTCGCGGGCGCATCCGCCTTCCCGCGCTTCCAGGCCTGA
- a CDS encoding NAD(P)/FAD-dependent oxidoreductase, translating into MPQNSTAPRILIVGGGYAGFYTAWKLEKHLRKGEADVTMVDPLPYMTYQPFLPEVAAGSIEPRHAVVTHRRHLKTTNVITAKVTGIDHANKVATITPPIGEPYEFAYDQIVVTAGAVSRTFPIPGIADNAIGLKTIEEAVAVRDRLLSNFDKAAAIPAGPERDRLLTVVVVGGGFAGIEAFAELRSFASSLISKYPQLSFDDTHFYLIEAMGRIMPEVSLETSKWVMKDLGKRGAYIHLDTQVTSAVDGNVELSTGEVIPTDLIVWTAGVMANPTVVRGGDLPTEQRGRISAQADLRVVDAEGNPVAGAWAAGDVAAVPDKTGGLPDGTCVPNAQHAVRQAKLLAKNLVAVLRGEGTTDYYHKNLGAVAGLGLYNGVFQSGKIALKGFIAWVAHRGYHGLAMPTWERKWRVLWGWWNNLWLGRDFANLAAVQHPRAAFEEFAARPRPAAAETAPPAAQKDAAESDAGKPATSDAAKPADKADAAKPAAKKPAAKKPAAKKPAAKKPESVETTV; encoded by the coding sequence GTGCCTCAGAACAGCACTGCGCCCCGCATTCTGATTGTCGGTGGAGGCTACGCAGGTTTCTACACCGCCTGGAAGCTCGAGAAGCACCTTCGCAAGGGCGAGGCCGACGTGACGATGGTGGACCCGCTGCCGTACATGACGTACCAGCCGTTCCTCCCCGAGGTTGCAGCCGGATCGATCGAGCCGCGCCACGCTGTCGTCACGCACCGTCGTCATCTCAAGACGACCAACGTGATCACCGCCAAGGTGACCGGCATCGACCACGCCAACAAGGTGGCCACGATCACCCCGCCGATCGGCGAGCCGTACGAGTTCGCGTACGACCAGATCGTCGTCACCGCAGGCGCCGTGTCGCGCACGTTCCCGATCCCGGGCATCGCCGACAACGCGATCGGCCTGAAGACCATCGAGGAGGCCGTCGCGGTGCGCGATCGCCTGCTGTCGAACTTCGACAAGGCCGCGGCGATCCCGGCCGGTCCCGAGCGCGACCGCCTGCTGACCGTCGTGGTCGTCGGCGGTGGCTTCGCCGGCATCGAGGCGTTCGCCGAGCTGCGCTCGTTCGCCTCGTCGCTGATCTCGAAGTACCCGCAGCTGTCGTTCGACGACACGCACTTCTACCTCATCGAGGCGATGGGCCGCATCATGCCCGAGGTCTCGCTCGAGACCAGCAAGTGGGTCATGAAGGACCTCGGCAAGCGCGGCGCGTACATTCACCTCGACACCCAGGTGACCAGCGCGGTCGACGGCAACGTCGAGCTGTCGACGGGTGAGGTCATCCCGACCGACCTGATCGTGTGGACCGCCGGTGTCATGGCCAACCCGACCGTCGTGCGCGGTGGCGACCTGCCGACCGAGCAGCGCGGCCGCATCTCGGCGCAGGCCGACCTGCGCGTCGTCGACGCCGAGGGCAACCCCGTCGCGGGTGCGTGGGCCGCCGGTGACGTCGCCGCGGTTCCCGACAAGACCGGCGGCCTCCCCGACGGCACCTGCGTGCCCAACGCGCAGCACGCCGTTCGGCAGGCGAAGCTGCTCGCGAAGAACCTCGTCGCCGTCCTTCGGGGTGAGGGAACGACGGACTACTATCACAAGAACCTCGGCGCGGTGGCAGGTCTCGGCCTGTACAACGGCGTCTTCCAGTCGGGCAAGATCGCGCTCAAGGGCTTCATCGCCTGGGTCGCGCACCGCGGCTACCACGGTCTCGCGATGCCCACGTGGGAGCGCAAGTGGCGCGTGCTGTGGGGCTGGTGGAACAACCTGTGGCTCGGTCGCGACTTCGCGAACCTCGCCGCCGTGCAGCACCCGCGTGCGGCCTTCGAGGAGTTCGCCGCGCGTCCGCGTCCGGCGGCCGCCGAGACCGCGCCGCCCGCCGCACAGAAGGACGCGGCGGAGTCGGATGCCGGCAAGCCGGCCACGTCGGATGCCGCGAAGCCGGCTGACAAGGCCGACGCCGCGAAGCCTGCTGCCAAGAAGCCGGCCGCCAAGAAGCCTGCTGCCAAGAAGCCCGCTGCCAAGAAGCCCGAGAGCGTCGAGACGACGGTCTGA
- a CDS encoding FtsB family cell division protein: MARRPAPPPSPSVAAADAPRRTSAGRTVDVREWASGIRLSGFAVIMLSLVVLGTWVLVPTIGTYLGQKQKIAALEQSVQVTEEQIADLERERDRWNDPAYITTQARERLYYVKPGEVVFLVDDDLDPADLPPEQREVSDQLKERPSDWMPQLLRGLTAAGLAKNAVEEPSPQG; encoded by the coding sequence ATGGCCAGACGACCGGCTCCTCCTCCTTCGCCGTCCGTGGCGGCTGCGGATGCGCCCCGTCGCACCTCGGCCGGCCGCACGGTGGATGTGCGCGAGTGGGCCAGCGGCATCCGGCTGTCGGGCTTCGCGGTGATCATGCTGTCGCTCGTCGTGCTGGGCACCTGGGTGCTCGTGCCGACCATCGGAACCTACCTGGGGCAGAAGCAGAAGATCGCCGCGCTCGAGCAGTCGGTGCAGGTGACCGAAGAGCAGATCGCCGACCTCGAGCGCGAGCGCGATCGCTGGAACGATCCGGCCTACATCACCACGCAGGCGCGTGAGCGGCTGTACTACGTCAAACCGGGTGAGGTCGTCTTCCTCGTCGACGATGATCTCGACCCCGCCGATCTGCCGCCCGAGCAGCGGGAGGTCAGCGACCAGCTGAAGGAGCGCCCGTCCGACTGGATGCCGCAGCTGCTGCGGGGCCTGACCGCGGCGGGACTCGCGAAGAACGCCGTCGAGGAGCCGAGCCCGCAGGGGTGA
- a CDS encoding S8 family peptidase, with protein MTAPRMLRGVAVTAAIVASAVLAAVPASAAGAQPAPVLQVPAETVTPAAPPIPDDPNDPARAMEYWLDGAGIRQAWNVTRGKGVKIAVIDTGIGKPPVVFDGAVADGTDVSGVGSADGRTPVGVRDPNHGSWVASLAAGRGNPDGTGMIGVAPEAQLLSVSLGFPGSSSTKPFVDQVVEAMKWAVDHGADVINLSFTTNTLDWDRSWDDAFLYAFEHDVVVIVAAGNRGSGTSMIGAPATIPGVLTVGGVDQTGVASEGASTQGITIGISAPSESLLGVSADGTLRSWDGTSGAAPIVAGAAALVRAAHPDLDAANVINRLIRTAVPVPEMARTPDPLYGFGLLNAEAAVTASIPRVSSNPMGDLKEWIRVYRRADAPEQPATEQPATPVAVPPLPPVEQSVDAASPLLPTEESLRYGTLPLLALTVPGILVALGVTAAARRIRSERGRRTPTP; from the coding sequence ATGACCGCTCCCCGGATGCTGCGTGGTGTCGCCGTGACTGCGGCGATCGTGGCATCCGCGGTTCTCGCCGCCGTGCCCGCGTCGGCGGCCGGAGCCCAGCCGGCGCCTGTGCTGCAGGTGCCCGCAGAGACGGTGACGCCGGCTGCGCCGCCCATCCCGGACGACCCGAACGATCCGGCTCGGGCGATGGAGTACTGGCTCGACGGGGCCGGGATCCGGCAGGCCTGGAACGTGACCAGGGGCAAGGGCGTGAAGATCGCGGTGATCGACACGGGCATCGGCAAGCCTCCAGTGGTCTTCGACGGTGCGGTGGCCGACGGCACGGACGTGTCGGGCGTCGGCAGCGCGGACGGGCGCACCCCGGTCGGCGTGCGCGACCCCAATCACGGTTCCTGGGTAGCCTCGCTGGCGGCCGGGCGGGGGAACCCCGACGGCACCGGCATGATCGGCGTCGCGCCGGAAGCGCAGCTCCTGTCGGTCTCGCTCGGCTTCCCCGGTTCGTCCTCGACGAAGCCGTTCGTCGACCAGGTGGTGGAGGCCATGAAATGGGCCGTCGACCACGGCGCCGACGTCATCAACCTCTCCTTCACCACCAACACCCTCGACTGGGACCGCAGCTGGGACGACGCGTTCCTGTACGCATTCGAGCACGACGTCGTCGTGATCGTCGCCGCCGGCAACCGGGGCAGCGGCACCTCGATGATCGGCGCACCGGCCACGATCCCCGGGGTGCTGACCGTCGGGGGCGTCGATCAGACCGGGGTCGCCAGCGAGGGGGCATCCACCCAGGGCATCACGATCGGCATCTCCGCGCCGAGCGAATCGCTGCTGGGGGTCTCGGCCGACGGCACGCTCCGATCCTGGGACGGCACGAGCGGCGCTGCACCGATCGTCGCCGGCGCTGCCGCGCTGGTGCGGGCGGCCCACCCCGATCTGGACGCCGCCAACGTGATCAACCGCCTCATCAGAACCGCCGTACCGGTGCCCGAGATGGCCCGCACGCCCGACCCGCTCTACGGTTTCGGTCTGCTGAATGCCGAGGCGGCGGTCACGGCATCCATCCCGCGCGTCTCGAGCAATCCGATGGGCGATCTGAAGGAGTGGATCCGCGTCTACCGCCGCGCGGACGCCCCTGAGCAGCCGGCGACCGAGCAGCCGGCGACGCCGGTCGCCGTGCCGCCGCTTCCCCCCGTCGAGCAGTCGGTCGATGCGGCATCTCCGCTGCTTCCGACCGAGGAGTCGCTGCGATACGGTACCCTGCCGCTGCTGGCCCTCACCGTGCCTGGTATCCTGGTAGCGCTTGGCGTCACCGCAGCTGCCCGGCGCATCCGATCGGAGCGCGGTAGACGCACTCCCACACCCTGA
- a CDS encoding DUF1648 domain-containing protein, translating to MIESDTQTDIGRARRSLIVVGLVIPAVLTAVALALIAVWMPELPDPAATHWSAGGVDGYGPPATYLWLAVAIGFGLPLLLVTVTLTMARQQWGVTARFLGALALGLSGFSAVTTAGSTWLQRGLSDAADAADVLPVLVSAFCALLLLSAAGWVLQPDVEATGPVTLKSTRLPSISPGERVVWMGTANIARAGVLIIGITCVVLVGVTAVMLLQAADRAWIPLLVLVVVALALAATASFRVRAGAVGLVVRSQLGFPRLHVPLDEITSVRAIECHPFAEFGGVGWRVGLDGRTGIVLRTGPAIEIARRGKGAVVVTVDGAEVGAATLQAHIDRGASGVHDARDGDRDE from the coding sequence ATGATCGAATCCGACACGCAGACCGACATCGGCCGAGCACGACGCTCGCTCATCGTCGTCGGCCTGGTGATTCCCGCCGTCCTGACGGCGGTCGCGCTTGCGCTCATCGCCGTGTGGATGCCCGAGCTGCCCGACCCCGCGGCGACGCACTGGAGCGCCGGGGGCGTGGACGGATACGGCCCACCTGCCACCTACCTGTGGCTCGCCGTGGCCATCGGGTTCGGCCTTCCGCTGCTGCTGGTCACGGTCACGCTCACCATGGCGCGGCAGCAGTGGGGTGTGACGGCGCGGTTCCTCGGCGCGCTCGCCCTCGGACTGTCGGGCTTCAGCGCGGTGACCACGGCAGGCTCGACGTGGCTGCAGCGCGGGCTGTCCGACGCCGCCGACGCGGCGGACGTGCTGCCCGTGCTCGTCAGCGCGTTCTGCGCTCTGCTGCTGCTCTCGGCTGCCGGATGGGTGCTGCAGCCCGACGTCGAGGCCACCGGGCCGGTGACGCTGAAGAGCACGCGGCTGCCGTCCATCTCGCCGGGGGAACGGGTCGTCTGGATGGGAACGGCGAACATCGCGCGCGCGGGTGTCCTGATCATCGGAATTACCTGCGTCGTGCTGGTCGGAGTGACCGCGGTCATGCTGCTGCAGGCAGCCGATCGGGCGTGGATCCCGCTGCTCGTGCTCGTCGTGGTCGCTCTCGCGCTCGCGGCGACGGCATCCTTCCGCGTGCGCGCGGGCGCCGTCGGGCTGGTCGTGCGCTCCCAGCTCGGATTCCCGCGTCTGCACGTGCCGCTCGATGAGATCACGTCGGTGCGTGCGATCGAGTGCCACCCCTTCGCCGAGTTCGGCGGAGTGGGCTGGCGCGTCGGCCTGGACGGCCGCACCGGTATCGTGCTTCGCACGGGCCCCGCGATCGAGATCGCCCGCCGCGGCAAGGGCGCGGTCGTGGTGACGGTGGACGGGGCCGAGGTGGGGGCGGCCACGCTACAGGCGCACATCGACCGCGGCGCCTCCGGCGTGCACGACGCGAGAGACGGAGACCGAGATGAGTGA